In one Lachnospiraceae bacterium GAM79 genomic region, the following are encoded:
- a CDS encoding PLP-dependent aspartate aminotransferase family protein: MDTGIATKCIYGNHKKFEGDRTGAISFPIYQTATYAHPAVGQSTGYDYSRLQNPTREQLEKIVASLEGGLDALAFSSGMAAITTLMEIFKPGDHIISEADLYGGSIRLFDHINQKNGIEFSRINFAEEDPENYIKENTKAIYIETPTNPMMNVIDIRKTAELAKKHNLLLIVDNTFLSPYFQRPFELGADIILHSGTKFLSGHNDTLAGFIVVNTPELSEKLRYIIKTTGAGLAPFDSWLVLRGIKTLPIRMEKAQENAQAIVEFLLQEKKVKNVYYPGIPGTNNYEVCKSQASGFGSMLTFEVESKELALHILESLKLIPFAESLGGVETLITYPTTQTHADVPEEIRIKNGITDSVLRLSAGIEDKKDLIADLKQAIDSFRE; encoded by the coding sequence ATGGATACAGGAATTGCTACAAAATGTATATATGGAAATCACAAAAAATTTGAAGGAGACAGAACGGGAGCGATCAGCTTTCCTATCTATCAGACAGCAACGTATGCGCATCCGGCAGTTGGACAGAGTACGGGGTATGATTACAGCAGACTCCAGAATCCAACCAGAGAACAGTTGGAGAAGATCGTTGCATCATTAGAAGGAGGACTGGATGCTCTCGCTTTTTCTTCCGGCATGGCAGCTATTACTACATTGATGGAGATCTTCAAACCGGGCGACCATATCATTTCGGAAGCAGATCTGTATGGCGGAAGTATCCGTTTATTTGATCATATTAATCAGAAAAATGGTATTGAGTTCAGCCGGATCAATTTTGCAGAGGAAGATCCGGAAAACTACATCAAAGAAAATACAAAAGCAATCTATATCGAGACACCGACTAATCCAATGATGAATGTTATTGATATCCGCAAGACGGCGGAACTTGCAAAGAAACATAATCTGCTGCTGATCGTGGATAATACATTTCTGTCACCGTATTTCCAGCGGCCATTTGAACTGGGAGCCGATATCATTCTGCACAGCGGAACAAAGTTCTTAAGCGGACATAACGATACGCTGGCCGGATTCATCGTGGTAAATACACCGGAGCTTTCGGAGAAATTACGATATATCATAAAGACGACAGGCGCGGGACTTGCGCCATTTGACAGCTGGCTGGTGCTTCGTGGCATCAAGACACTGCCAATCCGTATGGAGAAGGCACAGGAAAATGCACAGGCGATCGTGGAATTCCTGTTGCAGGAGAAGAAAGTAAAGAATGTCTATTATCCGGGAATACCGGGAACAAATAATTATGAGGTCTGTAAGAGCCAGGCGAGTGGATTTGGAAGCATGTTGACATTTGAAGTGGAGAGCAAGGAGCTGGCACTCCATATACTGGAATCCCTAAAGCTGATCCCATTTGCAGAAAGTCTCGGCGGCGTAGAGACCTTGATCACATATCCGACGACACAGACTCATGCGGATGTACCGGAGGAAATCCGTATAAAGAACGGTATTACAGACAGTGTTCTGCGTCTGTCGGCAGGAATCGAAGATAAGAAGGATCTGATCGCGGATCTGAAACAGGCAATTGATTCTTTTCGGGAATAA
- a CDS encoding pyridoxal phosphate-dependent aminotransferase has translation MEEKNLNFDEVIDRRNTDCLKFDFAERRGKPADVLPLWVADMDFKTSSLVLDALTERVQHGIFGYTESRESYFEAVSKWMEAHHDWKVERSWLTKTPGVVFALAMAVKAYSKAGDAVLIQQPVYYPFSEVIRDNNRKLVSNDLVLGDDGKYHIDFDDFEKQIVDNHVVLFLLCSPHNPVSRVWTAEELTKMGDICIKHGVTVVSDEIHEDFVFGDHQHTVFATIKKEFEQNSVTCTSPAKTFNLAGLQVSNIFIPNGTLRAVFRKQVDAAGYSQLNAMGLTACEAAYTHGETWYQAMMRYVESNIAFVRDYLKKELPQIKLIEPEGTYLLWLDFRALGMTEKERENLIMNQAKLWLDSGAIFGQVGEGFERINVACPRATIKEALDRLKAVITA, from the coding sequence ATGGAAGAAAAAAACCTGAATTTTGATGAAGTAATAGATAGAAGAAATACAGACTGTTTGAAATTTGACTTTGCAGAGAGGAGAGGAAAGCCTGCGGATGTACTTCCTCTCTGGGTTGCAGATATGGATTTTAAGACGTCGAGTCTGGTGCTGGATGCGTTGACAGAGCGTGTACAGCATGGAATTTTTGGCTATACGGAGAGTAGAGAGAGTTATTTCGAGGCGGTCAGCAAATGGATGGAAGCTCACCATGACTGGAAGGTGGAACGAAGCTGGCTGACAAAGACACCGGGTGTTGTATTTGCACTGGCGATGGCGGTCAAAGCATATTCCAAGGCAGGGGATGCCGTTCTGATCCAGCAGCCGGTCTATTATCCGTTTTCAGAAGTGATCCGTGACAATAACCGGAAGCTTGTGAGCAATGATCTTGTACTTGGGGATGATGGAAAATATCACATCGATTTTGATGATTTTGAGAAACAGATCGTTGACAATCATGTTGTGCTGTTCCTGTTGTGCAGTCCGCATAATCCGGTCAGCCGTGTATGGACGGCAGAAGAGCTTACAAAGATGGGTGATATCTGTATCAAGCATGGCGTTACAGTTGTAAGTGATGAGATACATGAGGATTTTGTTTTCGGAGACCACCAGCACACGGTATTTGCAACGATCAAGAAAGAATTCGAACAGAACTCCGTTACCTGTACTTCTCCTGCAAAGACCTTCAATCTGGCAGGACTTCAGGTGTCGAATATCTTTATTCCAAATGGAACTCTGCGCGCAGTATTTCGTAAGCAGGTGGATGCGGCGGGCTACAGCCAGTTAAATGCAATGGGACTTACCGCCTGTGAAGCAGCGTATACTCATGGCGAGACATGGTATCAGGCAATGATGAGATATGTAGAGAGTAATATCGCATTTGTGCGTGATTACCTGAAAAAGGAACTTCCACAGATCAAGCTGATCGAGCCGGAAGGAACTTATCTGCTGTGGCTGGATTTCAGGGCACTCGGAATGACAGAGAAGGAACGGGAGAACCTGATCATGAATCAGGCAAAGCTGTGGCTTGACAGCGGTGCGATCTTTGGGCAGGTAGGCGAAGGCTTTGAACGTATCAATGTGGCATGTCCGAGAGCAACGATCAAGGAGGCGCTTGACCGTCTGAAAGCAGTGATCACAGCATAA
- a CDS encoding cysteine synthase family protein: MANIHSSITELVGHTPLVEFVNYEKELGLNAHLLGKLEYFNPSGSVKDRAALNMILEAEKSGKLKPGGTILDFTSGNTGIATAAFANARGYKYVVVIQPGVSVERTLILKAYGVELLQAADVPGFLEMLQNGGLSMAKLTVIMNKYADEHGYFYIDQGTNPDNPEAHYRTTGPEIWEDTDGKVDYVVALVGTGGTLAGLSRYFREKNSDIKIIGAQPAVQSRKNVNHPEANTIDGVLAFNDVPAQSVPVFFDPEQVPYDECLDIVAEDAYETGRRLVKSDGVFLGQSAAAALKAATIIAERPEAAGKNIAIIMADNAFKYLSTRMYAGE; the protein is encoded by the coding sequence ATGGCAAATATTCATTCATCAATTACAGAACTTGTAGGACATACCCCATTGGTAGAATTCGTAAATTATGAAAAAGAGTTAGGGCTGAACGCCCACCTCCTTGGTAAGCTGGAGTATTTCAATCCATCAGGAAGCGTAAAGGACCGTGCAGCTCTTAACATGATCTTAGAGGCAGAGAAATCAGGCAAGCTGAAGCCGGGCGGAACAATCCTTGATTTCACAAGCGGAAATACAGGAATTGCAACAGCAGCATTTGCAAATGCCAGAGGATATAAATATGTAGTAGTGATTCAGCCGGGAGTATCGGTAGAACGTACACTGATCTTAAAAGCATATGGTGTAGAGCTGCTTCAGGCAGCTGATGTGCCGGGCTTCCTGGAGATGCTGCAGAATGGTGGCTTAAGCATGGCGAAGCTTACCGTTATCATGAACAAATATGCAGATGAGCATGGTTACTTCTATATCGATCAGGGAACAAATCCGGATAACCCGGAAGCACACTACCGTACAACAGGACCTGAGATCTGGGAGGACACAGACGGAAAGGTTGATTATGTGGTAGCATTGGTCGGAACCGGTGGAACACTGGCTGGTCTGTCCAGATATTTCAGAGAGAAAAATTCTGATATCAAGATCATCGGTGCACAGCCGGCAGTACAGTCCAGAAAGAATGTCAATCATCCGGAAGCAAATACGATCGACGGCGTACTTGCATTTAACGATGTTCCGGCACAGAGTGTTCCGGTATTCTTCGATCCGGAGCAGGTCCCATATGATGAATGTCTGGATATCGTAGCAGAGGATGCCTATGAGACAGGAAGAAGACTGGTAAAGAGTGATGGCGTATTTCTCGGACAGTCAGCGGCGGCAGCTTTAAAGGCAGCAACGATCATAGCTGAACGTCCGGAAGCAGCAGGAAAGAATATTGCGATCATCATGGCTGACAACGCATTCAAATATCTGTCAACCAGGATGTATGCAGGGGAATAA
- a CDS encoding lanthionine synthetase, translating into MADYLTYAKETMNFINSRKKQGPEGIYWSLQDAAEGRSIYYDEICMYAGASGIIVFLLGLYQTTNDVSYLQEAEEAATYIRYRFDHDRDLKRNFSKYAFSSGWSGAGFAMIQLYKATGNEKYKTFVADIIESAKADAKPGKNGKGYSWTSFPGIVGDAGTVLFFLYAAKTFGRGDWTAFAAKAGENFLEQRHDAGNETCWYPGVDPVYFGAKEDYIDPNFPMGTGGIGFVLLNLYEASGNQKFLDATKGIADFMIAQAVKMKAGSLIPHGLPDRKDLFYLGYCHGPAGTNRFFYKLYEMTGEDRYKRYIDMLTQGVIDTGAPEVRTEGYWNTYNICCGTAGLLNMYLGLWAAFGDETYLKQAKRCGKVITDGATITDGTEGRECAWRFALDRVAPDVLSTPIGLFDGAAGIGAVLLQLASAEKGQFHATRMLDDPFPEKNKL; encoded by the coding sequence ATGGCAGACTATCTTACATATGCGAAAGAAACCATGAATTTTATAAACAGCCGGAAGAAACAGGGACCGGAAGGTATCTACTGGTCTTTGCAGGATGCGGCAGAAGGAAGATCCATCTATTATGATGAGATCTGTATGTATGCCGGGGCGTCCGGAATCATCGTATTTCTTCTGGGATTATATCAGACAACGAATGATGTGAGCTATCTGCAGGAGGCAGAAGAAGCAGCCACATATATTCGTTATCGTTTTGATCATGACCGGGATCTGAAAAGAAACTTTTCAAAATATGCATTTTCCAGTGGATGGAGCGGAGCAGGCTTTGCCATGATACAGCTCTATAAGGCAACCGGAAATGAGAAATATAAAACATTTGTGGCAGATATTATTGAGTCTGCAAAGGCAGATGCAAAGCCCGGAAAAAACGGCAAAGGTTATAGCTGGACTTCATTTCCGGGTATCGTAGGAGATGCCGGAACGGTTCTGTTCTTCTTATATGCAGCAAAAACATTTGGCAGAGGGGACTGGACAGCATTTGCCGCAAAAGCAGGAGAGAATTTCCTCGAGCAGAGGCATGATGCAGGAAACGAAACCTGTTGGTATCCGGGTGTAGATCCTGTCTACTTCGGAGCAAAAGAAGATTATATCGATCCGAACTTTCCGATGGGAACCGGAGGAATAGGATTTGTATTGCTGAATCTGTACGAAGCATCCGGTAATCAGAAGTTCTTGGATGCGACAAAGGGAATCGCGGATTTCATGATCGCACAGGCGGTTAAGATGAAGGCAGGAAGCCTGATTCCACATGGTTTGCCGGATCGTAAGGATCTGTTCTATCTTGGCTATTGTCATGGCCCGGCGGGAACAAATCGTTTCTTCTATAAATTATATGAGATGACAGGAGAAGACCGGTATAAGCGGTATATCGATATGCTGACACAGGGTGTAATTGATACAGGCGCACCTGAGGTTCGGACAGAAGGCTACTGGAATACTTACAATATCTGCTGCGGAACTGCGGGCCTGTTAAATATGTATCTGGGTCTGTGGGCTGCATTTGGTGATGAGACTTATCTGAAACAGGCAAAGAGGTGCGGTAAGGTCATCACAGACGGAGCAACGATCACAGACGGTACGGAAGGAAGAGAGTGCGCATGGAGATTTGCACTTGACCGTGTCGCACCGGATGTATTAAGTACACCGATCGGTTTATTCGATGGTGCAGCAGGTATCGGAGCTGTATTGCTGCAGCTTGCTTCTGCAGAAAAGGGTCAGTTCCATGCGACAAGAATGCTGGACGATCCATTTCCGGAGAAGAACAAACTATGA
- a CDS encoding YhdT family protein, giving the protein MSQINNNIDPDSRDYDLKSIEPDERFTQTTKEFWITLGTYLVFMVLMIANLYLVGGKDVSKYKYILGFPQWIFNEIIILIAMVVAVILVVTFVYRDMDVTPNGKLKERKHKEGK; this is encoded by the coding sequence ATGAGTCAGATAAATAACAACATTGATCCTGACAGCAGGGATTATGATTTGAAATCAATAGAGCCGGATGAGCGTTTCACCCAGACAACAAAGGAATTCTGGATCACGCTTGGAACCTATCTGGTATTTATGGTGCTGATGATCGCCAACCTGTATCTGGTGGGCGGTAAGGATGTATCAAAGTACAAATACATTCTTGGATTTCCACAGTGGATTTTTAATGAGATCATTATTTTGATCGCAATGGTAGTAGCGGTTATTCTGGTTGTAACATTTGTATATCGTGACATGGATGTTACTCCAAACGGAAAATTAAAAGAAAGAAAACATAAGGAGGGCAAATAG
- a CDS encoding threonylcarbamoyl-AMP synthase, producing the protein MKTIVAKADLENEELFRKASDILKSGGLVAFPTETVYGLGGDALNPKASEKIYSAKGRPSDNPLIVHIADTASVWELVAEVSTQAQMLMEAFWPGPLTIIFKKKDIVPHETTGGLETVAIRMPSHPAAMKLIKDSGVYIAAPSANLSGRPSPTTAAHVEEDLSGRIDMILDGGPVGIGIESTIVDVTGDRPTILRPGYISADMIKNILGDVMIDPALESVDMKVRPKAPGMKYTHYAPKGKLTIVEGEREKVAAKIAELVACKQAEGYKTAVLCDTENTDLYSCENVLDAGSKKNEITVSSSLYRLLRLCDDIGADYIYSESFREGDMGYAIMNRLIKAAGHRIISV; encoded by the coding sequence ATGAAAACCATAGTAGCGAAAGCTGATCTGGAAAACGAAGAATTATTCCGGAAGGCTTCGGATATATTAAAAAGTGGTGGACTGGTTGCATTTCCGACAGAAACCGTATATGGACTAGGTGGAGATGCGTTAAATCCAAAGGCATCCGAAAAAATTTACAGTGCCAAGGGAAGACCATCGGATAATCCGTTGATCGTACATATTGCTGATACGGCAAGTGTATGGGAGTTGGTGGCAGAGGTATCCACACAGGCACAGATGCTGATGGAAGCGTTCTGGCCGGGTCCACTGACGATCATTTTCAAAAAGAAAGACATTGTACCGCATGAGACAACCGGCGGTTTGGAAACGGTAGCGATCCGTATGCCATCACATCCGGCAGCTATGAAGCTGATCAAAGATTCAGGCGTGTATATTGCAGCACCGAGTGCAAATCTGTCCGGAAGACCATCACCGACAACAGCAGCACATGTAGAGGAAGATCTGTCCGGCAGGATTGATATGATCTTAGATGGCGGACCGGTTGGAATCGGAATTGAGTCCACGATCGTAGATGTGACAGGCGATCGTCCGACAATTTTACGTCCGGGTTATATCTCAGCGGATATGATCAAGAATATCTTAGGAGATGTCATGATCGATCCGGCACTGGAAAGCGTGGATATGAAGGTCAGACCAAAAGCTCCGGGTATGAAATACACACATTATGCACCGAAGGGAAAACTCACGATCGTAGAGGGTGAGCGGGAAAAGGTTGCCGCAAAGATTGCAGAGCTGGTTGCTTGTAAGCAGGCAGAAGGATATAAGACGGCAGTTCTGTGTGATACAGAAAATACGGATTTATATTCCTGTGAAAATGTCCTTGATGCGGGAAGCAAAAAGAATGAAATTACGGTATCTTCATCCCTGTACCGGCTGCTTCGTTTGTGTGATGATATCGGCGCAGACTATATTTACAGTGAATCCTTCCGGGAAGGTGATATGGGATATGCGATCATGAACCGACTGATCAAAGCAGCAGGACATAGAATTATATCGGTGTGA
- the rpiB gene encoding ribose 5-phosphate isomerase B, translated as MIALGCDHGGYGLMQDVIKHLEERGLEYKNYGCYSEESVDYPVYAKKVAHAVADGECERGILICGTGIGISITANKVPGIRAALCGDCFSAQATREHNDANILAMGARVTGPGLALKIVDTFLDTPFSNDERHIRRIKMIEE; from the coding sequence ATGATAGCACTTGGATGTGACCATGGTGGATACGGATTAATGCAGGATGTGATCAAGCATCTGGAAGAAAGAGGACTGGAATACAAGAATTACGGATGCTACAGCGAGGAATCCGTTGATTATCCGGTATATGCAAAGAAAGTTGCACATGCAGTAGCAGACGGAGAATGTGAGCGAGGAATCCTGATCTGCGGAACAGGAATCGGAATCTCTATTACAGCAAATAAAGTACCGGGAATCCGTGCGGCACTTTGTGGCGATTGCTTCAGTGCACAGGCGACAAGAGAGCATAACGATGCCAATATCCTTGCAATGGGTGCCCGTGTAACCGGACCGGGACTGGCACTCAAGATTGTTGACACCTTCCTTGATACACCATTCTCAAATGACGAACGTCATATCAGAAGAATCAAGATGATTGAAGAGTAA
- a CDS encoding V-type ATP synthase subunit I — translation MAVLAIKKIDICAMKKDRKAILEKLQSMGALEIRAGGDETDVFKKINTTSQRSKYEKRVQNTDEALEILGRYAPEKTSMLQALAGKADVDDSVYKDIVENRHDYNMIVQKIREKDKKIGNCKAEIAKCQLAIDGLKPWINMDVPINTTGTEHTDVIMGSLGPGLTENMIEELVAKRQPELSAHEITVISSDKDQTCIFVVCLKTETERLEEALRAEGFTRMSYFSKRTPENKIKKYRLTIEGYEDEIEDLKKQIAGFAESRQALKTLSDYYKIRAEKYQVLGTLLQSNSTFIITGYVLERDEEKVKEELNQNFVLMVETGEIPEDEPAPVQLSNKMPFASAEGILESYGLPARGEMDPTTPMSLFYVFFFGLMLSDAAYGLIIFLACFILLRKFPKMGDGMKKSLTLFEYCGISTLIWGILFGGYFGDVVAVVSRTFFHHEITIAPVWFAPLDNPMKMLIFSLLFGLIHLFGGLALKGYMCLKKKDFVGFFSDVISWYLLIIGLVLMLMPTSLFASIAQVSFHFSDGLKTFSYVITILGAAIIVVMSGRSHKNPVLRLALGLYDIYNITGWLSDLLSYSRLLALGLATGVIAQVINQMGSMVGDGILGAIVFILVFIIGHTFNLAINMLGAYVHTCRLQYVEFFGKFYEGGGEAFHPFKENTKYIDIGNAGMKTCKPEIKEE, via the coding sequence ATGGCGGTATTGGCTATAAAAAAGATTGACATATGCGCCATGAAGAAAGACAGAAAAGCCATATTGGAGAAACTCCAGTCCATGGGAGCTTTGGAGATCCGGGCCGGTGGGGATGAGACGGATGTATTTAAGAAGATCAACACAACCAGTCAGCGTTCCAAATATGAAAAACGAGTCCAGAATACCGACGAAGCTTTAGAGATCCTTGGCAGATATGCACCGGAAAAGACATCGATGCTGCAGGCACTTGCAGGCAAAGCTGATGTAGACGATTCTGTATATAAAGATATTGTTGAGAATCGGCATGATTATAATATGATCGTGCAGAAGATCCGGGAAAAGGATAAGAAGATTGGAAACTGTAAAGCAGAGATTGCCAAATGTCAACTTGCGATCGATGGACTGAAACCGTGGATCAATATGGATGTTCCGATCAATACGACCGGAACCGAACATACAGATGTGATCATGGGAAGCTTAGGACCCGGTCTTACAGAGAATATGATAGAAGAACTGGTTGCAAAAAGGCAGCCGGAGTTATCAGCTCATGAGATCACGGTGATATCTTCTGATAAAGATCAGACATGTATATTTGTGGTATGTTTGAAAACAGAGACGGAAAGACTGGAAGAAGCCTTAAGGGCAGAAGGATTTACCCGGATGTCGTATTTTTCAAAACGGACGCCGGAGAATAAGATCAAGAAATACCGACTCACGATAGAGGGGTATGAGGATGAGATCGAGGATCTGAAAAAACAGATTGCCGGATTTGCAGAAAGCAGGCAGGCACTTAAGACCTTATCCGATTATTACAAGATCAGAGCTGAGAAATATCAGGTGCTTGGAACCCTGCTTCAGTCGAACAGCACATTTATCATAACCGGTTATGTGCTGGAACGGGATGAGGAAAAGGTAAAAGAAGAACTGAATCAGAATTTCGTGTTGATGGTCGAGACCGGCGAGATACCTGAGGATGAACCGGCACCGGTACAGTTAAGTAATAAGATGCCATTTGCATCGGCAGAAGGAATCCTGGAATCCTATGGACTTCCTGCCAGAGGCGAGATGGATCCGACGACACCGATGAGTTTATTCTATGTATTCTTCTTCGGATTGATGTTATCGGATGCGGCATATGGACTTATTATATTCCTTGCATGTTTCATCCTGCTTCGGAAGTTCCCGAAGATGGGAGATGGCATGAAGAAGTCGCTGACATTATTTGAATATTGCGGTATATCGACATTGATATGGGGTATCTTGTTTGGAGGATATTTTGGAGATGTGGTAGCAGTCGTATCACGAACCTTCTTCCATCATGAGATCACGATCGCACCGGTATGGTTTGCACCGCTTGACAACCCGATGAAGATGCTGATCTTCTCCCTGTTATTTGGATTGATCCATCTGTTCGGCGGTTTGGCGTTAAAAGGTTATATGTGTTTAAAGAAGAAAGATTTTGTAGGCTTCTTCTCAGATGTTATATCCTGGTATCTGCTCATCATCGGTCTGGTACTGATGCTGATGCCAACCAGTTTATTTGCATCGATCGCACAGGTAAGCTTCCATTTTTCAGATGGACTTAAGACCTTCAGCTATGTCATTACGATCTTAGGTGCAGCGATCATCGTTGTGATGTCCGGCAGAAGTCATAAGAATCCGGTGCTCCGACTGGCACTTGGTTTGTATGACATTTACAATATCACAGGCTGGCTGTCTGATCTGTTATCTTATTCCAGACTGCTTGCACTGGGACTTGCGACCGGTGTTATCGCACAGGTTATCAACCAGATGGGAAGTATGGTAGGAGATGGAATATTGGGCGCGATCGTATTCATTCTGGTATTCATCATCGGACATACATTTAACCTTGCAATCAATATGTTAGGTGCTTATGTTCATACATGCCGACTTCAGTATGTAGAATTCTTTGGTAAGTTTTATGAGGGTGGCGGAGAAGCGTTCCATCCATTTAAAGAAAATACAAAATATATAGATATAGGGAATGCAGGCATGAAAACCTGTAAACCGGAAATTAAGGAGGAATAA
- a CDS encoding V-type ATP synthase subunit K yields MTMGTVLALTGAALAVILAGMGSAYGVGIAGQAASGVVSEDPSKFAKVLIIQLLPGTQGIYGLLVGFIALSKIGILNGAPAELSTATGLLILAACLPIALVGLVSAMHQGKTAVSAVGIVAKKPDQFGKAMLFPAMVETYAILALLVSILAINGVPV; encoded by the coding sequence ATGACAATGGGTACAGTTTTAGCTTTAACAGGAGCTGCATTAGCAGTTATTTTGGCAGGTATGGGATCTGCTTACGGTGTAGGTATCGCAGGTCAGGCTGCATCAGGTGTAGTAAGTGAAGATCCAAGCAAATTCGCAAAGGTTCTTATCATCCAGCTTCTTCCCGGTACACAGGGTATCTATGGACTGCTGGTAGGATTCATCGCTTTATCAAAGATTGGTATTTTAAATGGTGCTCCTGCAGAGCTTTCAACAGCGACCGGATTACTGATCCTTGCAGCATGTCTTCCAATCGCATTAGTTGGTCTTGTATCCGCTATGCATCAGGGAAAAACCGCTGTATCAGCAGTTGGTATTGTAGCAAAGAAACCGGATCAGTTCGGTAAAGCAATGCTTTTCCCTGCAATGGTAGAGACATATGCAATCCTTGCTCTGCTCGTATCAATTCTTGCAATTAATGGTGTACCGGTATAA
- a CDS encoding Archaeal/vacuolar-type H+-ATPase subunit E encodes MTGLEKIVEQILEEANTQSDMILEDAQKKADQIIEDAKVEADKIKAGSAEKVSHVKADGMARAQSSADLKKRQTVLKAKQEIINEVIGKAYNGMIDMEVDRYFHMMERMIGNAVQPKSGQISFSAKDMERLPAGFAKRVSEIAKAHGGDLTLADKASDIDGGFILIYGGIEENCSLAAMFHAQKEEMADKLNSLLFT; translated from the coding sequence ATGACAGGATTAGAGAAGATCGTTGAACAGATTCTGGAAGAAGCAAACACTCAATCCGATATGATCCTTGAAGATGCACAGAAAAAGGCAGATCAGATTATAGAAGATGCAAAGGTGGAAGCAGATAAGATCAAGGCGGGTTCAGCTGAAAAGGTCAGCCATGTAAAAGCGGACGGAATGGCAAGGGCACAATCCTCTGCCGACCTGAAGAAACGCCAGACAGTCTTAAAGGCAAAGCAGGAGATCATCAATGAAGTGATAGGTAAAGCCTATAACGGAATGATCGATATGGAAGTTGACAGATATTTCCATATGATGGAGCGTATGATCGGAAATGCAGTACAGCCGAAGAGTGGACAGATCAGCTTCTCAGCCAAAGATATGGAGCGGCTTCCGGCAGGATTTGCAAAACGGGTATCAGAGATAGCAAAAGCACATGGAGGAGATTTGACGCTCGCAGATAAAGCCAGTGATATAGACGGAGGATTTATCCTGATCTATGGCGGTATCGAGGAGAATTGTTCATTAGCTGCCATGTTCCATGCGCAGAAAGAAGAAATGGCAGACAAATTAAATTCCCTGTTATTCACATAA
- a CDS encoding V-type ATPase subunit, which produces MADKYIYAVARIRALEMSLFSQAVIEQLIAQKTYADCLQFLGEKGWGDTEAGVQDAETILNRELEKTWTLVKEMVSDQTVFDVLLIQDSFHNLKAAIKTVVDGEVQANVFYDNASVSGEALVEIIKNKDFQSLPESMRECALEAYECLVHTGDGQMCDVIIDRAAMRAMLAAAEKNGDALLKEYAETVVAVANIKIAVRSVKTEKGLDFMRRAMEECQTLNVERLMRAALSGMPDVIKYLEETPYSGGAAALSDSSSAFERWCDNRIIEAIRPQKYNSFTIGPLVAYVLARQNEIKTVRIILTGKLNHLPDDAIRERVREMYV; this is translated from the coding sequence ATGGCAGACAAATATATATATGCTGTTGCCAGAATCCGGGCACTTGAGATGTCCCTGTTTTCACAGGCTGTGATCGAGCAGTTGATTGCCCAGAAAACATATGCGGACTGCCTTCAGTTCTTAGGTGAAAAAGGCTGGGGTGATACAGAAGCCGGAGTGCAGGATGCAGAGACCATTTTGAACAGGGAACTGGAAAAAACATGGACACTGGTCAAGGAGATGGTATCCGATCAGACAGTATTTGACGTATTGTTGATCCAGGATAGTTTCCATAATCTGAAGGCAGCGATCAAAACCGTTGTAGACGGAGAAGTTCAGGCAAATGTATTTTATGACAATGCATCTGTTTCGGGTGAAGCATTAGTCGAGATCATTAAAAATAAAGATTTCCAGTCATTACCGGAATCTATGCGGGAATGCGCATTAGAGGCATATGAGTGTCTGGTGCATACCGGAGATGGTCAGATGTGTGATGTTATCATCGACCGGGCAGCCATGCGAGCAATGCTTGCGGCAGCGGAGAAGAATGGAGATGCATTATTAAAAGAATATGCAGAGACAGTTGTGGCAGTTGCAAATATCAAGATCGCAGTCCGTTCTGTAAAGACAGAAAAAGGACTGGATTTTATGAGACGTGCGATGGAGGAATGTCAGACGCTCAATGTGGAACGGCTGATGCGGGCAGCACTTTCCGGCATGCCGGATGTGATCAAATATCTGGAAGAAACACCGTATTCCGGTGGAGCTGCGGCATTATCAGACAGTTCATCCGCATTTGAACGCTGGTGCGACAACCGGATCATAGAGGCGATCCGGCCACAGAAATATAATTCATTTACGATCGGACCACTTGTTGCTTATGTACTTGCAAGGCAGAATGAGATTAAGACAGTCAGGATCATCCTGACCGGAAAGTTAAATCATCTGCCGGATGATGCGATCAGGGAAAGGGTAAGGGAAATGTATGTATAG